A window of Terriglobales bacterium genomic DNA:
GCCCACGAGATAGATCCAGTCGGTGTGGAAATGAAGATCGAGTAAATGGCCGATGAGCCAGCCGATGAACGTGGCGGCAGGCAGAAGGACGCCGAGCTGGATGTAGCTCTCGATCTCTACCCATTTGTTCTTGCCGGATTTTTCAGGCTTCGGAGGCATACGTCATCTCGTGCACTTGCGGTGACTACTTCGAAGCGACGCTCTCTTCTTTCGTGTTCCACGAGAGTCCACCTCAGGTAGTTGTGGAGGTTCCACCTTGTATGTGCGAAGGGTGATTTTGCCCTCGCGGTGCTTCTTCATGGAGTGCAAGCCTTCCATGATCTCGTCAAAAATGGTGCGCTTGCCGATCATTATCTTTTTCCTGCTCACGCTCGATCTTGCACTCTTGCGTGGGCGTGGAGTCTGTCTCTTCATTGCCAACGGCCTTGTACGGCAGCGGAACGACCCACGCGGCCTGCTTTAAATAATGCAGGAAGCAATTTCCACGCCGTAGCACCGTCCAATCTGGCTACAGGCAGAAGATTGAGCACGACGATAGCTAAACTGTATGGACCAAGAAGCGCCAGCATGGCGTTGAGCGGTTCAATTGTGGTGTAGCCGTGAATAGCTAGAAAAGTGACTACCGGAATTGCGACCATCGTCTGCGCAATTACTCCGGCCCACACGATTACGCATTCAGCAAATCTAGACCAGGGGACTTCGAAACGCGTACACCCGAAGATTGGATAGAGCTCGATCGATAGGACTTCTGATCGATACCGCTGGGCAGCGACGGCGTGTCCGCATTCGTGGATAAGCATGATCCCGAGCCATCCGCAGATTCCCGCGATGGTCAGCAATAGCCCTCGAGTGGCGGCAACAATCATCAGCCCGGCCATGAGCAGCACCGACCAGTGAACATACACATCTGCTCCTCGTATCTGTGCAATGCGAGTGAGCCGATCGACCCTAATAGGCAATGGAACATGGATGAGCTTCGGCATGACGAGCACGATGATAGCCCACCGGGCCGCTAAGCAGAGGTGATCATTGATGTTGGTTTAATCCATCGTGCTGAGACTTTCGGCGACGAAAAGGCGAGCTGAGCACACCTGAATTCCGGGCTGGCGATTTCATATTGAGCACCTCGGCTGCTGCTGTGTTGCGCAGTGAATCGCTCCCAGGCCCCAGATGAAGTCTCCACAATATATTCCGACGACATCCCGCTGTGGGAAGCGCTCTTTGAGGATGTTCAGAGCCACGCGATCATTTGGATCGTTAAACGTCGGCACCAACACGGCTGCATTGGCGATGTAGAAGTTTGCGTAGCTTGCTGGCAAGCGCTGGCGTCGGAACCAGACGGGCGAGGGAAGCGGTAGCTCGATCACGTTTAGCTGCTTCCCATTTTGGTCCGTGGCATTGCGCAATCGGCGGAGATTCTCCTCGAGTGGCGCATGATTTGGGTCGGACGTGTTTTTCTCGACGGCACTGACAACGGTATCAGGCGAAACGAATCGTGAGATGTCATCTACGTGCCCATGAGTATCGTCACCGGCGATGCCGTTGCCGAGCCAGATTGTCTTTTTAATGCCCAGGTAATCTGCGAAGAGCTGTTCCAACTGCTCGCGAGAAACCCCGCGATTTCGCTGCTGAACTTCGCTCAGCAAGCATTCTTCAGTGGTCAGCAGTGTGCCGCGGCCGTTCACGTCGATGCTGCCGCCTTCCAGTACAACGCGGCGGTGCTTGCCATTCACCACAATTTCCGGTTCCCAAAATGGTACTCGGAGCTTTTGCGCCACGAACGCCGGCAGCTTCTCATCTTTCTTGTGGTTCGCATACTTGGCCCAGCCGTTGAATTGCCAATGAGTGATCGCGACCTGCGGTTCCTGCTCGCGCGTGACAAAGATCGGTCCCGAGTCGCGCGTCCATACGCGATCGGTCTTGAAGCGAAAGAACTCGACATTCTCGCTGCCGACGTGCGCCTGTTTAAGAACGCGCTCGGCTGCGCGTTGATGCACGCCATCGTTGACGAGAATGCGGACTTTTTCTCCGCCCGCGATGTGGCGAACTATTTCGGCATATGCCCAGGGAATCGGCTGGAATTTGCCCGGCCAGTCCTCTCGATTGTGCGGCCATGCGATCCACGTCGCTTCATGGGGCTCCCACTCGGCAGGCATGCGGTAGCCAAGGGCTGTCGGGGTTTTCGATTCCGCTGATCTTTTCATGTGTCGATCACAACCGAACCACAGAGGACACAGAGGAGCACGGAGGGCGAAGCGCCAATTTCCTCTTCCTCTGTGCGCCTCTGTGTTCTCTGTGGTGAAAAGTAGAAGTCAATCGAGGAAGCGGTGTCCAATCCCGGAATAGCTGTCGATGCGGCGATCGCGCAGGAACGGCCAATTGCGGCGGACTTCTTCGATCTCCCGCAGGTTCACTTCGGCGCACAGGACTTCTTCGCAATCATGTGATGCCTCGGCGAGCACGCGTCCGAAAGGATCGGTGAGGAAGGATTTTCCCCAGAACTCCAGGCCTGCGCCTTTGGCTTCGTTGCCGCGAATGTTCCCGGTCTCGTGTCCAACACGATTGACCACCGCTACGAAGACTCCGTTCGCAATGGCGTGAGCGCGCTGAATTGTGCGCCAGG
This region includes:
- a CDS encoding AtpZ/AtpI family protein → MPPKPEKSGKNKWVEIESYIQLGVLLPAATFIGWLIGHLLDLHFHTDWIYLVGLGFGIAAGFVQLFRVALKAGDE
- a CDS encoding agmatine deiminase family protein; amino-acid sequence: MKRSAESKTPTALGYRMPAEWEPHEATWIAWPHNREDWPGKFQPIPWAYAEIVRHIAGGEKVRILVNDGVHQRAAERVLKQAHVGSENVEFFRFKTDRVWTRDSGPIFVTREQEPQVAITHWQFNGWAKYANHKKDEKLPAFVAQKLRVPFWEPEIVVNGKHRRVVLEGGSIDVNGRGTLLTTEECLLSEVQQRNRGVSREQLEQLFADYLGIKKTIWLGNGIAGDDTHGHVDDISRFVSPDTVVSAVEKNTSDPNHAPLEENLRRLRNATDQNGKQLNVIELPLPSPVWFRRQRLPASYANFYIANAAVLVPTFNDPNDRVALNILKERFPQRDVVGIYCGDFIWGLGAIHCATQQQPRCSI